In the genome of Mercurialis annua linkage group LG8, ddMerAnnu1.2, whole genome shotgun sequence, the window ACAAATCGCTGCTCCTTCTGTTACCGAAAGTACTCTAGGAAGCAATGATTGTCTCTTTACTACAAGATTCCCTCTGACAAAAACAAATCAGAAGTAACTAATTTctgtaagtaattaattaagttttacCATTACTTGAAACCCTAAAATCAGctgaatttaaaaatatttggtaaTTTTGAATAGCGACCCAGTTTCCGTAGTTTATCatctaaatcaaaataattaccTTAAAAGAGCGTCTACGTTCTTTGATTTAAGATCTTCGTAAGACTGACATCGGGAAGATGGCCGGTTTTGACCATCGACGTCCTTCGTTTCAAGATCTTCTTCTTGTTCAATAGCATATTCCTCACCGGAGTCGCTAGAATCGGACGGAGAATCGGACGGAGACAGAGGTTCCTCCTCGTCTTCACTGTCATCGTCCATCCGAGAAGACACTGCCGGTGTTCTGTTAGTGACTGCCATTTTCAACCTCAGAGAAACGGTGCTTCCTTAGTTCATTTTAAATCCCCACGCTTTTTGGCGGGTGataattgaaatggaaatttgCCACAAAGTTCAATTAAGTCCTCATTAAATTCATATTATGGTCTAGTGGTGCCAAATATTTTGGAAAGTACAGATTTAGTCCCAGAAACTCTTCTTATATTTGTACAAGAATTAAGGAATTATACTAGTTAGGggtgagcatggttcggttcggttcggttcggtttagtAAACTCtaaaaccaaaccatattttaagggaaaatataaaaaccaaaccacgccaaatatttatgtaaaatttcggttcggttaaccaaactttagcatcggtttcggttcagtttggttaatatagatttagataaaaattatatataattatacgtaataattaaaattatgcatTATAATTTTTACCTATATGTGtatattagtttatattttttattttcatatatgtatctatacacacatattatatttttatataaatattttaataaataaattttatatttatttgaacatatataaatattaaaaaaaataatattattgtaaacttcggtttttcggtcggttcggttaaccactagttgaaaccaaaccaaaaccaaaaactatacttttttataatttgaaatcaaaccaatccattttaatcaaactaaaattaatttcgaattggtttggatcggattaatggtttggttcggtttttgctcacccctaatacTAGTTATTTATAgagtatttgatttttaaaaatattattttcatgtttttttgtAAACTATGAAGTATTTATATAAAGTTATCTAGTTAgccttttttatcttttaaatataaaaattcaaataattgtGGATCTGtgtattatcttattttttttaaattgagccttttcatttttattttttaatattgaatTTTTGTACTCTTTGTTTAATGGATATTAAATCTCTCCGCGCAAAAATAAATTGCGTGTACTGCATGCCTAATTAGAGAGTCTTGATAAGTTTTTTATTTAGATTGTTTATAGGGAAAAGCTGAAAATTActtaaattaggaaaaataattacaaaaatccggatgttttttatttattggggtcaacacttaaaaaaaaaagaaaaattgctTCATtacttaattttgaaaaataattacatCCAACACGTATCAATATTTTTCTCAAGATCTAGGAAGACCGGAGACGGTTCCGGTGGCAGAAAATTAAAGAAGGCGACCCAAGCATCAGAAGCTCAAAGAAAACAGTCCGCAGCAGCAAATCGGCAGAGGAGGTCAAATCAGCTAAAAGAAGACGGTTCAGGAGGTAGTAGATCGGAGAAGGGTCACATGCTTTTGCGATAGGCGGAAAAAGATTTGGACATGACGGTGGTTTTTATTGAAGCGTGGGAAAAGAGGACAAGATTGAACAAATTGAAAATTCAAATGCACTGGAAGAGAAGGTTAAGTAATTGAGAATCAAGCGGTGTAGTTAGAAAAAGAAGACAGGTGGTGGGTTGAGAAGGTTGGTGATGATTATGATAAGAAGATGCTGGATTTTTATAATGTTGATAATACAATTAATGTAATGTTATGGCACTTGCAATCTTATTCCATTACAAactatttgttaatttattttaaaactacaaAATATACATAGAGTCAAAGTATATACAgaaaatacacaaaatatacttattattttttaaaaataatataatacatacataaatatataaataggctatacctttttttataaaataaacacaaaatatacatataatataattattattattttataaaatatacacaaaatgtaattatttgtaaaaatatatataatatatatccaaaaatatatcaaaattagttattttaaaattgaaaagtatatacaaaatatacataaaatatattattattttaaaaaatttaaagtatacaaaaaatatacacaaaatatatttatcaatttatataCACATAATatagttattattttaaaattagaaaatatacaCAAAAGATACACAGAGAATACACAAGGTgtacttaatatttaaaaataaaaaaaagtatacttATTCTTTTCAAAAAACAATATACACAAAcatacttattatttttaaataaaaaaattaaaatttagaagtatacaaaaagtatacacaaaatatatttgttaatttatatacacataatatagttattattttaaaattgaaaaatatacataaaatatacacgAAGAATATATAAGGTgtacttattattttaatataaaaaagtatacacaaaatataaacaaagtatatttatatttttctaaaaataatatacacaaatatacttattattttaaaataaaaaaaatatacacaaaatatacttttcattttaaaattaaaaattgtacacaatattgttatttatttccAAACAAAATTCTTAAGCCACTCAATTCAACTTAGACAAAATCTCAACCAAATCACTCACATCATTTAGACCATTATTTAGATTTAGCCTTTTTGATCTAAATGATTGATCGCACCACCACTACCACCACTAACACCAGATTTTGCCATAATGATCTGTTCACTTATATCCAAATTTTTCTGTATTTAGGTCCCGTAATTGCACTTTCTTGAACACTGTCATCAACACTATTATCAGTAGATTCATTTATAGATTTTGATCTTTCAAGATCGTTGGTTCTTTTTGAGTCCGATGATAATACAGTCACAATGATGATCACGAGGCAATTCAAAAGTCCCTTCTTCACTCCTCCATCTTTATCCAATCTATCATTATGTATGTTAAATAACAAAATCTGTTACTGTAATTttcataattgaaaataatacaGCATTTTGCCCTTGCGCATCAAAGTTCATTTGTTAATCTTGAAAATTATAAAGCATCAAACTTTCTCATTTATTTCATTGTTAAAAACAAAACGCAATTCTTGTTAACGATGACAAACCCCACAAAAGGCCAAAACACCTAAAGATAACAATggtgtaaataaaaataaagccacccattttgattttctatttttatccATTACTCTTACTATAATCTTCAATCTTTACCAGCAAAATTTGCTCTTGCACTCCTACAACAGTGTAGTTATGGCCAATTATGGTGGTGGTGTTGGTGAAGAGTAGGGGAAGAAAAGTGACTTCAGCAGAGGATATAAAGTTGCAGAttaattttttgagaaaaaaatagaaTGGTACGTGTTTTGTGCAAAAATTTCTAGCCCAACACGTGTTATTATAAACCAATACTGTTGGTTGCAAATAATTAGTACAGCACGTGATTTTGGTATTATTTTCCAAAATCGCGTGTTGTATATAATTTCCTCTtgtttatattaacttttttaaattgggtctttatatttttattgaaaattattCTCTCAGTCAGTTTTTTTATTCAGTCTACCTTGATATTGTTAATATTTTCTATGACAATAGaatataatatacaaattaaaagtacatagattttatatataatggaagaataatttcaaaaaaaatatgatataataGTACATGAACCATAATATGAGTCTTACCTATATGCTATCAGCGATAAACCAGCGAGCTATAATTTGAACAATTAATACTATAAAAGTTctttttctatatataattaGAGAGAGGaagcatttgaaaaaaattgaatccaAAGTCTAAAAAAATTGTTGCCTAATATTTATACCATTTAAATATTACTCGTTGGttgaataatattaaaattgagcATTCGGTTAAGGCGGTATATTCAATCTCTCTTACAAACattatatattttcttctttttaagaATTGAAAAAAGTACAGTATAGGCACTCAAGTTCTAAATGAAGCCAACAACAAATACACATCATAAGTTCAATTTTCTTCGACAAACACTAAAAATTCTCCCTAtccaatatttaaataaggataCAACAATTAACACTCAAATTCCAAAAATAGCAAACAAATACATATCAATGTGATGATTTAAAGTTATACATAATCACTATTGGTttgaaattagattaaaatttatatttttgtgtactttaaataattattatttccccAACAGCTTAAATGATAGGagaaataactattttttaaaatatacagaaaaatgataaaattttaagCTAATCTATAGTATTTATCCTATAACTAAAGTAGAATGCCTCATCTTGTCATTCCAGACGCCACAATAGGAGCCACCGTAACGCTGCGTTTTCGTATATCCATATTGGCCTCCCAACCTTCatcatataattaataaaaggtaatgttataaaaattcaccaactatATATGCCTTTTCAAAttaatcacgttttttaaaaaaaatcataaaaatacacaaactttcattttttttccaatccATACGGTGTTgacgtgacactcattcattggtgcaatttgtcgaggtgtaagtcatttttaagCAATAAATGAATGACatgtcagcaccgtgtatgcatttgaaaaaaataaaaattggtgtatttttatgagaagttttaaaaaaacgtgattaaattaaaaaaaacatgtaaagttggtgaatttttataacaaaatccATTAATAAAGTACCCGTCAGCTTGtaatgaaatataaataattatatttgacaattttacaaataataacattaattaatttctgGTTGAAAATGTTGAAGAGGACATAAATAGTtgaatgtcaaaaaaaaaaaaaacaattgccCATTTGCATGTATATATGATTTTATCCAACCTAACTTTGTAGACTACACTTATAAAAGTTCTTAGAAACTTCCAagcaaataaatatatatgtataattaatcAGGCCTTGTCttgaatttgaattattttttgcttACGACGCTTCGTAACTATAATATAGTAATGAAGTATATAATTTTACTACTGtggatttaataaatttatgaacTATAATTTTAGTGACTATACTAGAAAGCTATGGTGTACACTTATGCATTCATTGTTATATTTTGGTGTTACATTTTCAGCTttagaaataatattaaaattcagaaaaatttatatttataaaagtaaatgctGTGTCGCTGTTTTTATATTTGTGCAatcattttaacatttttatttagcTTAAAAGGTAAGAAGAGAGGCAATATAAATACCTATTCCCATGTCAAAACCATGTTTCTTATTGAGTTCCCTATACTCTTGACAGAGAGCGCAAGTCTCACAGCAGAAATGAACTAGGCAGTCCACACATGGTGCTTCCTCCAAGTCGTATTGCCCCCTCATTTTCGACCGATAAAAACACGAATATAAGCATGCAAATCCGCCCAAAGCCATAAATAGCGCGTATATGGCTCCACTTTCCGCGCAAGCTAAGTTagagaaaaaatatttataagaaaataaaaaaaatggttagTCTATGAGTTGCTTCGgtcattataaaaatttacctAAATAAAGATCGAATTGGAATAAAAAGTTTGAATAGTACTTTATCTCTTTTCGATATGATAAGcggttaaatatatttttagaatattatttagtaaaatatagGAGCAAAATTAAGGAAAATAGCAGATGATTTTGAATGGAAGGGTTACATGTAGATCCTCTGTTTACAATCTCAGCAATCTGTCCAAAGGTGATGCATGGGCAGAAGCAAGTGATCAcacctaaaataaaaacaaatattacaTATTCTTagagaaaattaataaataaaatgagttTGATTTACATAACAAGCTTACAATTAGCTGGATCATCACAGCAGTGGCAAAGACCAGTAGACCACTCCACTCGAGTTGAAGGTGGCCGGCGCATATGCATACTGGTCGAGAAATACGATGCATACGCCGGTGGAGCCGCCGCTGCATATGATTCTACAGGACTTGGGTTCGCAGCTCCTCCTGGATTAGGGCCATGCTCAGCTCTATAATTAGGTTGCTGGTTGTAATCATTTATTTCTCCATACATTTTTCTGCTTTCAAATTTCCTTCAATTCACTGGTTTTTCATACATTTATACCTAATAAAAAACTATACATTATATCTAACTCGCTTCCTACTTGATTATCTTAAATTTCAGTCGTCAGCATCTTGGAAATAGATTACCAATTTCCAGTTATGtcatttattttctaaaataaataattactaatttattgtaTGAATTTGTTCGAATCAATATTTATgtcattttagtttttaaaccggttaaaatCAAGGACAAACTTATATTTTTCTCAAGACACCTTTAAAAATAGtcatagaaaaaaaatttatctttttaatttttttatttataattcaaatttttaaaattgtcaattttaattgatttttaatttttagttttaattgtaatcattttttttaaattgaagtaGACTAAGATTCAAATATGATTATGTCTAGAGTTTTTGATGATAAAAGAATGaattaaaacaatatgaatCGATATGAaaggtttatttaatttttttccactccaatttgaataaaataactacataattgaaactgaaaaataaataattaattataattggtgattttaaaatttataccataaacaaaaaaaaataaaaaaaaattgaatgattgAGCCTAAAGACCAAAAAAGTAATTGAGTGGCCACATATGaagaaataaattatatgttagtttaatttgatttgataattttgtaataatttttttttattttttttattttttgtgatgTAGGCGTAAGCACATAATTCAAAACATGGCatcttatatttcaattctttgCAAACTTTTCACTTATATCCCAATACcgattttaggtttttttttcccacaaaaaaataatattattttggccGTTTTGAATTACTAAAACGATATTAAATtaggatttttaaaaaataaagaaaatttgccaaaatatagaaattggaaaattttgatgctaaattttaaataatatatttaaattacaaaaactgttataaaataaaattgtatacaaatgattttaaattaaatttaacaaatATGGTGGGTGAagtgataaaatttaataattgtaaGCTCTCGTTGACTGATTAGACCTCTATCTTTTAGAACAAAACTGAGATTGATGTcaacaatatttatattttgtagGACAAGTTGCAAATAAACTGCTAGGAAAAAGTATAGCATTTATCTcttaactaaatatttttttttatctctcaaaaaaaaaaatatatatatatatatatatatatatatatatatatatatatatatttctttcaaCAAAGAGCCAACGCGTTTCCTGAATTTGTGACACGAGatcatttaattcaatttatattttttttagcaattaattccaatttgttttacttttgggtcaaataatcctataatttatatttttattaaaaaaatagatttaaaataattatattgcaACAATTGGcgaagtatctaattatttttttgcatcccttac includes:
- the LOC126661154 gene encoding cell number regulator 2-like; its protein translation is MYGEINDYNQQPNYRAEHGPNPGGAANPSPVESYAAAAPPAYASYFSTSMHMRRPPSTRVEWSTGLCHCCDDPANCVITCFCPCITFGQIAEIVNRGSTSCAESGAIYALFMALGGFACLYSCFYRSKMRGQYDLEEAPCVDCLVHFCCETCALCQEYRELNKKHGFDMGIGWEANMDIRKRSVTVAPIVASGMTR